Part of the Zingiber officinale cultivar Zhangliang chromosome 6A, Zo_v1.1, whole genome shotgun sequence genome, TCAGTCttgaacattagggctctgataccttacttaaagaaattagctaatttacaatcaatctaactcaactcatgcttggacattaaggcttTAAGCTCCTCTTTTACCTTCAAAAGTTTTAAATTAACTATTCGTTCAAAAGAAAAATcccttcaaatttagctaagtttttgcaaaatttagcttattgttttcaaaaatttcctttcaaaAGTCATTTTGTCCTTTTTAGCCTTAGCCGTTCTTAAAagtctttttgaaattaataattgtCAACAAAgcttttttcaaatttagctaagtctttcAAATCTCTCCCTTAATAACtgttgaaaatttagctaagtattttctaaccgattttcaaaatttagctaagactTTCAAAGTATTCCAAGATGCTTTTCAAATTCTAAAACATGTTCTTCAAAGAATTCAACTAGGCttcaaaattggctaaagttacatttcaaagtcaactttttattagccttttaaactcagTTGAAAGAAAATTTGATCTTTAGACtttgatttcacttagctaagactTTTACAATgaattataaaaagctaagtgtcttaagaaatttttaaagaaaatgttTGAAACTATAGTTTTTACTATGTTACAAAGAAAAATCTTTCTCTaacaaaattaattgataaagttttaGAAAACCAACTTCTAGCTCAAACTACAAGAAATGTTGCTTTTAAAACAAAGTAACTTAAAAAATCCTTACTTAGTCTTTTTCCTCTTATCTTTTTcctaaaatcttcataaaaagttaagatttttttcaaacgtgtttattttttgataaatggcaaagggagagagtagggaaattcaaaagaaaattttataaagaaagtctttattaagggggagcctgacaaagtttaagttttagcttaaccatgcttgcattcaaaatttattaagcttgcttacttaaactttatgcatctattttacttagctttgaatttcagttgccataatcaaaaagggggagattgttggtgcgggaagcatccgacgatcgaccgttgttttggtaatggcaaaagaattcaaagttaagttgttttgtgatctaacatgttgaatgagcttgtaggaaaagtcctaagtgtacttatgcaaaagtcctaactgcggttaggcaggtggaaaaccctagggggtggtaaccctatgcggaaagtcttggcgggtcgagagcttcaggcaaaagtcctagggggataaccctaggtggaaagtcctggtgtcgcgaaccaggtgaaagactggactagcgtttccggttggaaatccgaatcgtagaggaaacagtaggcgtcgggtcgacctagggtttccggttggaaatcagaagtcagacccggacagtccgatgactatcaattatatctatcatattgtttctgtgctaactttattttgcagggtttgtgtttgggactaacacattttacaggaacaaagaagcacacttagcctcggatgaatagtgtctgatgcgcctccatggggcttggaggcgcctcgggtgctagccgaagccagctgtccagagaagttggaggcgcctcggaggaagctgaaggcgccttggactaggcgttggaggcaccttggagcagcttggaggcgccttcaatgggataaggtgcgaccagatcagagctaatccacgcgtgcgactcggcggcctggaggcgcctcggacaggcttggaggtgcctccagcactgtataaaaggggtcttcgagcagcagcttaATACAAGAATTCACAAGCGATCATTCTGCGTTCTACTGCTAACAAGTTCATCCCGAAGTACTGCAGCAACCTTCCGACAACCTGGAGCTCCGTTGTTTTAGAATCTATCGTTCGGTATAATTTACATTCTCGCACTCATTGTAAATCTTAATTTGTACTAttgtttcgagcttatagttgttgcccaccggaagcgatcaacgattacgggcgttggagtaggagtcgccacaagctccaaaccaagtaactcctcgtgtccttGTGTGTTGTTTTGTccccttttctttattccgctgcttaaactcgtacgatttacgaatttGAAAATAGTGAAAGCTACgagcgatattcatcccccccttcTAGTGCTTTCGATACAACAGTAAACATAAGCCATATAAAATAATTATCCCAAGATTGAGATTCATTGTCATATCTTAAAGCGGATATAAAAAATTGACTATATGAAGTTTTCATTATTGTCttgtatttattaaaataaaccaTAATAGAGACTTTAAATTAACAGAAATGATCAAATAACATTTTCTTATGATTCCGATCTAGAGCCATATTCCTCTttactaattaaaaaataattactcaGAAcaaattaattctttatttattttttcaaagtaACCGCCCCTAAGATAGAAGAATAggaataaaaaaatgaaatataatatttgaagAATAAAAaaactctttatttttttctttttcctatgCATATACATCCAAATAGAAGAAATTCTTAATCTAAATAAATGAAATTCTTATCATTATTtaatttatgaaaattttctctaattattttattttatttttattctattcatataacaaatatttgattaaatagattaaattattgcctaataaaataaagaaaaatatattttgattatAAGGGATGAGATGAATTTTGAaaccttgttttatttttttttaacataatttcattGGTTAATTTGAGACTCTTCCgtagatctttttttttttaccctaaaACAAAAGGAAGTGATAAGATTTAACCCGTCCTTACATTTATTTGTGGTCATAGAGGAGCCATATGAGGCTAACGTCTCATGTACGATTTTAAAATAGCGATGGGACAGTGTTGTTTTTATCGACTATAATTATCAAATAGTTCAAGTACAGTTGATATAGTTGAAATACAATCCAAATATGGTTTGGGGGTAGAATCTGTGATTGCCCTTTGATTTACTAGAAGCAAAAGAAGAATTAGTAGCAGGTTATCAAATGAATTATTCAGGTATCAGATTTGGTTTATTTTATCTTACTTTGTAACTAAATCTATTAGTTTCTTCATTATTTGTAATAATTCTTTTACCTAGAAATAATTCTTTTACCTAGGTGGGTGGAAGTTATCTATTCCATATATATTTGTACCTAAACTTTTCGGAAGAAATAAAATAGCTGGAGCCTTTGAAATAACAATTGGTATTCTTGTTACATTAGTTAaagcttatttatttatattcatttctATCACAACAAGATGACTTTACCTAGGATGAGAATGCACCAACTATTAAATCTAGATGGACATTTTTTTTACCTATTTCTTTGTGTAATCTATTATTGACAACTTTTTCTCAACTTGTTTtactataaattaaataatagaatatgataagaatattctagattTATGACCCCTTTCAAACAAGagaaataaatatcaatttaTTCATGGATATCTACAATATATTTTCAATGGTGACTAGATTCATGAATTATGGTCAACAAATAATACAGGCATTGGTTAAAGTTTCATAATTACTTTATCTCATACAAATCGTTTATCTGTAACTATTTAATATCCTTATGAAAAATCAATTACTTATGTCAGAATATTTTCACGGTAGAATTCACTTTTAATTTGATAAGTATATTGCTTGCGAAGTATATGCTCATTCATGCCCAATAGATTTACCTTCTCttttttatttgtaattaaatatattaaaacttataaaataaaaaaaaatagaatatcagGAACACTCTTCTGACTAGACCAGATTAAAACTATAAACAAAATTGTTTTTTATTTATACCTTTTTTCATTTTTATAAATGAAAAAGGGAATatgattataaaaaataaaataataataatattattatatttttgtttcttcaaGTCTAAAAATTCCTCACTTTTATTCATAAATCTTCAATCCGACATtagataaaaaaatttctttttttatctcaaaatagtttcaatttatttattgatatgagtgttatatagtaaaatcaaataatcaaataaattattttttaattatttagttaCTAAGATTGGTAGAGAATACTATATTTTATTCGGACTTTAAACCATTTAACTTTAATCATATTAAAGGTCTCACATTATTGATTGATAGAAAATCAAAATAGATTTACCAATAAATCACAAAAGACCTGTGTATGCTAGCTGATCCTATTCGAgctctgagtcgacggacgctggggacgtgacactcTCTGCTATCCTTTGGTGTTGACGTGGACTTCCGGCGAatctgcaaagaagtcgagccgggaggggtttcccgatgacaatcctccgacgctcaagtcaggtaacgaagaagaagagaagcagagTAATGCTACTGTgactacagtgatgagaattgcatacctttgtcgaagtctggggggtccttatataggcacCCGGGGAGGTGCGGGTACGCTTCTCGATGCATGCATGCTTCTCCAAACATACCTcaatagggttgtgtcagaaaagcatgtctgacgtcattccgcaatcgtcccgagcatatccctgatgtgacggtggaaacttccccCTTACAATAGTCTGCCCTcttcggccgccgaccatgctgcttgtcggcggcaggtgtctcgaggatacGATTACCAGCTATCCTTTTTGTCTCTTTGCGCTCTTATTTGTTCCCGTGCCGAGCGGACCaaccgctcggcgctcatggcctccgggaatgctCCGGTACCTCGGACCGGGCGGgtaagccctgctcatgtgctcggatgggattgcgccatgttgtcctgtggctcggccgagcgACTTGTCCGCTCGGCCCAGAGTCTCTTTTacctgagcatcggaaacccgacccctggtcgggctgtctttcgtccggcctgGGAGACCCATGGTCGGCTGTTTGGTCGATCGGATACTTGGTTGACCCGCCAGTCCACTCGActcgaccttggggttgaccctcttgaccattaaCCTCCTGCCAACAaagatcccccgtccttactaccggatcactggCCTTTATATTTTTTGAAGAACTACTAAAATGCTTTTAAAGATTTCATGATTACCACAATGCCTGATATATAAAATTAagatgtttaattttaaattatcatttaaatcactcattttatttataaaaaaaaattattttggtagcaaaataaaaatgttatagggtgtctaaataataaaattttaagcaAAATTTTGAATGACAAAATTTGAATGGCTAAAACATAATTTAATCATAAAAATTCCCAAATATTTTGATTTTCAAAGAAAATACGACAAGACATCATCAATCATACTTATTTGTTTCTACTAAAAACTTTTAGCTTCCACTAAAAGCAAATGTATAGGAACAAAATAAAGATTGCTATTCGATTTCTCATAACCAAGTCATATGCCTTTTGGGAAGCTATCTGCAATAAAGAGTAGGCTTTTATTCTCTTAAACTAGAGAATCACTTATCTACAATAAAAAGTTGGATTTAGGAACTTAAGACTACAGAATCACTAAGaatattaaaagtttaaaactCGATGTCAAAGAGAAAAAGGTTTGTCTTCAGGAATCCGGGTCTGGTCCTCTAACTCACATTATTCTTATGCTCATGCTGCAAGCAATTTCTTGATATCCTTCTGCAACAAAGAGTGCAATTGTGAGATCATGCGGTAATATTAGCAGTGAGAATCGACAAAATACACTGTAAACAGCTAGAACTATGATTTGtgatttagtgataaatttttatgagtaaaactaGTGATGCCAGTCCTAAGCTTGGATGAAAAGGCTGAGGGTTATATTCGGCCTAGCATGCTATTGTTAAGATCCTATAAACTTACGAATATGGATATGAATTTTAATCCTAAAGGAGAGATAAGATTTGTGTAGTCAATCTCAATTGTTAGCAAGAAATACAActtgtgatgatgatgatgttttcCAAGAGTCTCATCATAGGACGATGATAATGTCAATGATAGTTCTGAGGATGAAAAGGTTGATAGTTGTGCAATATGCATAcacaatcaaaattaaaattgtctGAACCTATGATTATGAATCTTAATTTTAATGGAGGGATAAGATGCAATTAGCCAACTCCAAGAAGTTGAGACAGACAACTGGATGATAATGAAATCTTGCATAGAGTTCAAGGATTGGAAACTATTCGTGCAATCAACCTCAATACTTGGAATGACAGAATTTCTAATCGGTGTTAGCTAAAACTAATATTAGCATAACTTAAGTTTGAACAAAAGCACAAAGCGGGAGATTATTCCACACCTCAATCTGGAAAGGGGAAGTTGTGGGTGGATATCTTTCAACAACTTTTCCATTCTTATCTACCAAGAATTTTTCAAAGTTCCACTTTATAAgatcacccagaaatcctccaGCACTGGATTTGAGAAATCGATAAATTGGTGCCGTATCAGGTCCATTAACATCAACCTATAAAGGTTGAAACCAAGAAAAGACCAGTTAGTAAACATGTGTTGGTAGTATAAAATGAGCAAAATGGAGCTTATTTACCTTATCAAATATAGGAAAGTCTGCTTTGAACCTTGTGCATGCAAAATTCTTGATTTCTGAGTTTGATCCAGGTTCTTGCCCTCCAAATTGATTGCAGGGGAAAGCCAAGATTTCAAAACCTACAATGAAATGTAAATATTTAGGAAAACATATGGTAAGTATAGCATCCCAGATCTCTGACAAAATTTAGCCCCCATATATGCGAACCTCTCCCTGTACGACCTCACAGGGTTCACATAAGTACACAATGAGAAAATCCTCATACTCGCATCATATAACTTTAGACAGCACACTCTCTATATCTAGTTGTTCACATCCACACAAATGAAATATGTTCTTCCTTTGCAACAAAACCAAACTACATGGCTAATTCTTTTACATGTACTACTAGAGGAGATTGAAAACCCTACTTGTGATAATTAATCTAACTTGTGATTTATGGTGCTCTTAGATGTAGCATTTCCATCTATAATGCATGCACTCGCATGTCAACAAACCTTTAATGTCCATGCAAATAATAGATAGAAATCACTAGGTTTACAATATGAATGTGATGCAGAAGATGGATACTGCATTGAAGGTCTGAAAATGGTCACTCAGTACACAGAAAGTATTCATTGGTACAAGAAATAGAAATACATGCCATGCCACATGGAAAGAGTTGGTTTCTTAAACTGAATTCTATGTGCAACTCACAAAGCGTGATGTGGTTGTTCCATGAATCATAATTTTTTTAGCTCTATTGCAATTATTTGGTTTATATTGATGATTTTCTGCAACaattatacaagaaaaagaatatGCTAGCATTTATTGTATATGAATCCAGATTACATCAAAAAAGAAGGCAAACATCCTTTTGATTCACAAATTGAGCATACCTTGTGCCTTGTACTTCTCGTGAATGTGAGAAAGCTCAGTGTAATTGGACGATGTCAACCCACTAGCAATTAAAACCATATGTTTGATTGTTAAAAAATTTAGAGCAAAATGGTAAAAGGAGAATTAAAACAATtctaagatttaatttttttttttgttaaaggaACAGGAAATTACCATTTAGAAGCAACATTAACTATCAATAGAACTTTGCCTTTGAATTTATTGAGAGAAACATCCTTCCCatcaatatcctgaaccaagtaCACAATTTCATAAGTAATAAGAAGAAGGGGGATTGCATATCAGCTAATTTTTCAGAATCTCCTGATAAACCATCGAAAATTTCAATTTGTACGTAATCAATTCAAAACTCACAAGGAAACCTCGTAAAAATCGAAAATGGAgcatcaaaagaaaagaaaactcgaaTCGAGAATACACAAGATTCCAGGAAACCAATCAGTTCAAAACTTATATGAAAATCTTGTAAAAATAGAAACCGAAGCaccaaaaaaaagaaagaaaaacgatgagagagagagagagagaattagcATCGAGGAGACACAAAATCTAACCTTTACCAAAGCAAACACTTCAAGAACACATAAGATTTTACCTTCACGGTGAAATCGTGTACGCTCTTCTCAGTGACAGCGGCGGCATAAGCGACGCCAGGAGTCCTCCTCAGTTTCGTCAAAAAACAGGAGGTTCTGGGAGCGGAATTGAGGATTCCTACGAAGGACACGTTCAATCCCGACATGAAACCGGCGGAGAGATGGCGGAACGCTGCCGCCGAAGGCGCCGGCATCCTCCTTCCCTGCGAGGCGCCGTGGAGGGACGGGTTCGCATAGCAGAAAGTGGAGGTAGCGGCTTGGAAGGCCATAGGAATCGAAGTCGATCTGCCTCGCAAAATGGAGAAGAGACGCGGAGTCCGAATTTGGGGTTTCGATCCAAAAATAAAGGGAAATTCCGCCAGTTACGACGGGAGACACGACTTAGGCAGCTACGTCCGTGTCTCCCAGTCCCATGATTCCCAACTGTCTCCGCCCTCCGCTTCTTCGTTCCTGAAGGCGTGTCTTGTTCGGCGTTCCAGTGGTTGGAAGCTCGCGAGTCCACGTCACTCACCCTCCGCCAGGAGTTCGGCGCTAATATCAACCCGCCCGAACAGGTGGCAGTTCAGTATTGACGGACTACGAAATTGCGTTGGGACCCACCACGTGCCTGATCCAATAATCGACCCACAGACACCGTGTCATTTTTTACACCCACCTAAAGCCGTCCGGTCCAACCATAAGAACCGCCTAAATTGAGCGAAATTAAATCGACCTTTTTAGGATCCTAATCCAACGCCGATCTGGATTCATTGGTTCATCGACACGTGTCCACTCATCTGTATTTTGTCTgtcaagaaattaaaaaaaaaataatccatTTATCATCGCAATTTTTTTTCCCAATTAATTGTGGCTCTTAAATTTTATTTACGGGTATAGGATAGACCTTTGAGAATTAACAAATTCCGACGACATTATCCATATAATTTTAAATCTTCAGTTACGAGCCTACTACAGATTCTCACACAAAATAATTTATTGATTCCAAAATTAAATATACAAAGTTTGATTGCCTACTCCCTTTGAATATTGGTGTTGATcattatattatttaaatttatcattcCAGAAAGGACTAAAATCAGCGTAATCAATTTATACACAaaagttgttttattttttcggaaaaaaaaaaaacaatgtgtCAGCTAGAGCAAAAGCAAAATATCGCAATCGAAAAACATAGTAAACATAGTGAATGACATGACACACAAGGTGAATGTCATTGTTGCTCCTATGGATTTCTTCCATTTATCATCATCCAACGATCTCGATCGTCTTAACCCCATCCATGTTcttctacaatttttttttaagttaggttAAAATTACCCAAATGAAACTCTACCTCAGTAGCATAACCATATATAAAATCTAATTGGAGTAAAAAAATAACATTGTCATCTTAACAGCCCTTCATGATGGCTCTATACTCTCTAAAAGAGAGTAAATCATAAAGGTATTTGTCCTAACACAATTAGCCTGTCTATGAGAGAGATTAAATAGTATTTTATATCGGTTGAAAACAATCTTTCATACAAACTAACTGTACCAACCCAACCCATGAGAGCAACCATATAACATCTGAGCTTCGACCTAAGTCATCCAAATGACTATGACCAATGAATATTAATTTTACATCTCCCTTGTAAACCTACTAATTTTTTAATCATGAAACATGCAATAACTCATAACTTGGTgactaaataaataaacaaaaataataaggtACTCCATTtgcaaattattaaattttatcaaaGAGTCACTTTAACACACTAACCTTCTAACTTTTAGATTATGAAATATGCACTCACTAGCCCCCGGGCACGATGCGATTACTACGATTTGGACGAAACTCATAGCACCATGGTTCCatccttaaaaataaaaaagttgcTCATCTTCAAAATTAGTCGAGACAGTAAGGATCTGAAAatctaaattatcaaaaaaagAAATGAAATAACTCTTATTAGTTGAATGGAAGAAACATTAATTGATGATACAAAATAATATAATAGACACAGGGGCGGATCCAACGGGGGTGGCATCGACGGTCGTCCCTCCTTGTCGACGATGAAACTCCTAATATTATGAGGTTCCACTGATGAAGATAGAGAATATCGCCTCTTGTTACACGTAAAAATTGTTattcccgggtagcttctggagtatgcaaactgatcgtcgaggctagtgttcgacactatctccgtaaacgatattgctccgctacggtgcttaacggattgttgcaattcgttcccaagatacaacgacgacgaacgtctcggaatcgtagcactccgacttccgagaccaacgaaccttctagtagacttcttggactcttgaatgcacaagatgagatgaatgcttgaggaagagaagagaggattgagtgaatattccatcatctagagagttctatttatactgaaagaagaggttgagtgtcctttgggtgagtggatgtgttccttgggctggatcgatctagatcatccattctgaagggttgtaacccttcaccaagcccacttcaatctcatccatcagatctgaggagttgtgaccctcagatctcgactattgtcatcggccatcggatctggatccattgattcaatgcttcagatcaagtctcatcccaagtcgtcagatcgttactctttgcgatccaacgctctagatcgcatcacaagcgatccatcatacctatttgatcaacgttgatcaacggtagccatccattccctaagtcaactgtccagtcatctccctttgcccacgaggatgtcgcataggtactgccacgtcaggtacgagcctgacacgtcacccgagtgccacgtaggcactgcaatgtcacctggagcataaatttaagctcctcaatgctcctcgcgacgatgcgaagtgcaaagtgcgcctacaaagcgcccattgcgcacgtggcgggtggcgggctcacaggtgcgagcacctgctcaccctgggctaagggagcacctgtccttttatttttgtgttaactccattaacgcatcttcattaataagtagagaatacacatcgagaatttccgatgtgggactattctcccatgcactttattaatgaataataaatattattttgggccgactttaaacattaatttctcattcacccttaatcggttttgagcaaattaatagtctaaatctatctacgcgaatcgtagatttcaattttgaagtcaattacgactttcaacaattgatggcttccttcctcaaaatcgtttttggtccatttaaggccccaatatccaacaatcccccacatgaatggaaattaatgcaatgcgtgtatgcatgttgacactttacaagagtccaatcgataagtcactgcatcgggagaggtagcttttggctttgaaccttccgtagtgaaatgctatcgagtatactaggctgcgcagtgaacgtgatgtcttgaactactcagttgttggtgtatacttagacaataacacccacacagagatctatctcacctactttaggttctcatggttggttccgtttcggccatagataccatcttggattcatgagtgtttcattaaagcggcctgtcttcacactcacataggtgacacttctatcaagagtatcctaccatactccaccttatcaggtatagaagtcactaaaagcataagcttaacctcactacatgaggtaggacagcacaaattcatcctagaattgggatagagataaactatctaatgtgctggaccacaacttctgtaacttcgttgtcccattgaaccaagatcttgggatctccagtcaacaaggttgggttaccgctacagtcatttttagttgtagatttttaatctcattcctcttgatgagcagtatacttgatctcgactcaaccccttcgttagaggatctgccaaattatctttggacttaacatagtcgattgcaatcactccattcgagatcaactgcctaatggtattatgtctacgacgtatatgtcgtgacttcccattatacatattactctgtgcccttccaatcgccgattgactatcacagtggattagtacggcaggcacaggtttcacccagctaggaatatcttccaagaaattccgcagccattcagcttcctcagctgctttgtctagtgctataaactcggattccatagttgaccgagcaatgcaagtctgcttagtggatttccaagatactgctcccccaccgatcgtgaatacatatccactagtggatttggagtcttttgtatctgatatccaattagcatcacaatatccttccaac contains:
- the LOC121996535 gene encoding phospholipid hydroperoxide glutathione peroxidase 1, chloroplastic-like — translated: MAFQAATSTFCYANPSLHGASQGRRMPAPSAAAFRHLSAGFMSGLNVSFVGILNSAPRTSCFLTKLRRTPGVAYAAAVTEKSVHDFTVKDIDGKDVSLNKFKGKVLLIVNVASKCGLTSSNYTELSHIHEKYKAQGFEILAFPCNQFGGQEPGSNSEIKNFACTRFKADFPIFDKVDVNGPDTAPIYRFLKSSAGGFLGDLIKWNFEKFLVDKNGKVVERYPPTTSPFQIEKDIKKLLAA